A genomic region of Friedmanniella luteola contains the following coding sequences:
- a CDS encoding EthD family reductase, with protein sequence MTTKITVVFDNPLQPEEFETGYHAGHLALAEALPGALRVEAAKVWPKEDGSPTPAYRLVDVYFADYDAACDAVQTPQAAVWFADLQRLASGGARVVFADVERGNERDQR encoded by the coding sequence ATGACGACGAAGATCACCGTGGTGTTCGACAACCCGCTGCAGCCGGAGGAGTTCGAGACCGGCTACCACGCGGGGCACCTGGCCTTGGCCGAAGCCCTGCCCGGCGCGCTCCGGGTGGAGGCGGCGAAGGTGTGGCCGAAGGAGGACGGGTCGCCGACGCCCGCCTACCGTCTCGTCGACGTGTACTTCGCCGACTACGACGCAGCCTGCGACGCCGTCCAGACACCGCAGGCTGCCGTCTGGTTCGCTGACCTGCAACGGCTCGCCAGCGGCGGCGCCCGGGTGGTCTTCGCCGACGTCGAACGGGGGAACGAGCGCGACCAGCGCTGA
- a CDS encoding helix-turn-helix domain-containing protein, whose product MPSQRGETLLIDSAVLPPEDRVEAIRHAIWELVVRVEIEQPPPPTVAARCRLRQWGAITQCSVQANAHTIRRTPRLARDEMEPSLFLGLQVTGTSMVVQDGREAVLRPGDLAFYDTTRPYTLLNDGGIDQHYFRIPRSALALPARAVDAATATTLSASHPLVDVASAYFARLALQPDIVPEARAAVSVPSVELVRALIATRSGSARLVRETLSTTLVDRALEYARLHLTEPNLTPARIAAAQHVSVRHLYAAMAAAEISLAGWIRTQRLEACRLELTHPASRLLTVAAVAARWGFVDPTHFSRAFRAEFGVSPREWRRLHVAG is encoded by the coding sequence GTGCCGTCACAGCGGGGGGAGACGCTGCTCATCGACTCCGCGGTGCTGCCCCCGGAGGACCGGGTGGAGGCGATCCGGCACGCCATCTGGGAGCTGGTCGTCCGGGTGGAGATCGAGCAGCCGCCGCCACCGACGGTCGCCGCTCGCTGCCGATTGCGGCAGTGGGGCGCCATCACGCAGTGCTCGGTGCAGGCGAACGCTCACACGATCCGCCGGACGCCGAGGCTGGCACGCGACGAGATGGAGCCGTCGCTGTTCCTCGGGCTCCAGGTGACGGGGACCAGCATGGTCGTCCAAGATGGCCGAGAGGCGGTCCTGCGACCCGGCGACCTCGCGTTCTACGACACGACGCGGCCCTACACACTGCTGAACGACGGCGGGATTGACCAGCACTACTTCCGGATCCCCCGCTCAGCCCTGGCTCTGCCGGCTCGGGCCGTCGACGCCGCGACCGCCACCACTCTCAGCGCCTCGCACCCCCTGGTGGATGTGGCGTCCGCCTACTTCGCCCGGCTGGCCCTCCAGCCGGACATCGTTCCCGAAGCGCGTGCCGCGGTCAGCGTGCCGTCGGTCGAGCTGGTGAGGGCGTTGATCGCCACCCGGTCCGGGTCGGCGCGGCTGGTGCGGGAGACCCTGTCGACCACCCTGGTCGACCGGGCCCTGGAGTACGCCCGGCTCCACCTGACCGAGCCGAACCTGACTCCGGCCCGGATCGCCGCGGCGCAGCACGTGTCGGTGCGGCACCTGTACGCGGCGATGGCTGCGGCGGAGATCAGCCTCGCCGGCTGGATCCGCACGCAGCGTCTGGAGGCCTGCCGGCTGGAGCTGACCCATCCGGCCAGCCGGCTGCTCACGGTGGCGGCGGTCGCGGCGCGATGGGGGTTCGTCGACCCCACCCACTTCAGCCGTGCGTTCCGCGCAGAGTTCGGCGTCTCGCCGCGGGAGTGGCGACGGCTGCACGTGGCCGGCTGA
- a CDS encoding helix-turn-helix domain-containing protein produces the protein MLVLDTDLLPSRERAAAFQDAISGHASTSLVEFEDQPGFRAQVHFFPLGAGRVFNVEATGNTLRRTPRIARRDEQDAIALALPLAGANRFRWGREERVLHADDLLLVDLEAPYEYGWSGLGTSYAFQVDRDRLGLPMDTITRAAPRLPSSPLYTLVRDHIRNLTLHAHRLPAGDTAARVGDITIDLMHALIQTAGLDDPAGPPVGPTVLVQQVKSYVRRHLADQDLTPHQIARAHHISVRQLYKLCQQDGLGLEDWIIRQRLGGARADLATHEDPPRTITAVAHAWGFTNPSHFTKRFRATYGVTPSEWRTMSQR, from the coding sequence GTGCTGGTTCTCGACACCGACCTCCTGCCGTCACGCGAGCGTGCGGCCGCCTTCCAGGACGCCATCAGCGGTCATGCCTCGACCAGCCTGGTCGAGTTCGAGGACCAGCCCGGCTTCCGGGCGCAGGTGCACTTCTTTCCTCTCGGCGCAGGCAGGGTCTTCAACGTCGAGGCCACCGGCAACACGTTGCGGCGCACGCCGCGGATCGCGCGCCGAGACGAGCAGGACGCGATCGCCCTGGCCCTGCCGCTCGCCGGCGCCAACCGCTTCCGTTGGGGTCGCGAGGAGCGGGTGCTCCATGCGGACGACCTGCTGCTGGTCGACCTCGAGGCGCCGTACGAGTACGGCTGGTCCGGACTGGGGACGTCCTACGCCTTCCAGGTCGACCGTGACCGCCTCGGGCTGCCCATGGACACCATCACCCGTGCGGCCCCCAGACTCCCGTCCAGCCCGCTGTACACGCTCGTCCGCGACCACATCCGCAACCTCACACTGCACGCGCACCGCCTCCCAGCCGGCGACACCGCGGCCCGGGTCGGCGACATCACCATCGATCTGATGCACGCCCTGATCCAGACCGCGGGCCTGGACGATCCAGCCGGACCGCCGGTCGGCCCTACCGTCCTCGTGCAACAGGTCAAGAGCTACGTGCGCCGTCACCTGGCCGATCAGGACCTGACTCCGCATCAGATCGCCAGGGCTCACCACATCTCCGTCCGCCAGCTCTACAAGCTGTGCCAGCAGGACGGCCTCGGTCTCGAGGACTGGATCATCCGACAACGACTCGGAGGGGCGAGAGCGGACCTCGCCACCCATGAAGATCCGCCACGCACCATCACCGCCGTTGCCCACGCCTGGGGCTTCACGAACCCCAGCCACTTCACAAAACGATTCCGCGCGACCTACGGGGTCACCCCGAGCGAGTGGCGAACCATGAGCCAGCGCTGA